A single window of Phyllostomus discolor isolate MPI-MPIP mPhyDis1 chromosome 13, mPhyDis1.pri.v3, whole genome shotgun sequence DNA harbors:
- the CCNG1 gene encoding cyclin-G1 isoform X3, which translates to MRMEKIVLEKVCWKVKATTAFQFLQLYYSLIQENLPFERRNSLNFERLEAQLKACHCRMIFSKAKPSVLALSIIALEIQAQKCVELTEDVECLQKHSKINGRDLTFWQELVSKCLTEYSSDKCSKPNVQKLKWIVSGRTARQLRHSYYRISHLPTIPETVP; encoded by the exons ATGAGAATGGAAAAGATTGTGTTGGAGAAGGTGTGCTGGAAAGTCAAAGCTACTACTGCCTTTCAGTTTCTGCAACTctattattcactcattcaagAGAACTTACCATTCGAAAG gaggaataGCCTTAATTTTGAAAGATTAGAAGCTCAACTTAAGGCATGCCACTGCAGGATGATATTTTCTAAAGCAAAG CCTTCTGTGTTGGCATTGTCTATCATCGCGCTGGAGATCCAAGCACAGAAGTGTGTCGAGTTAACAGAAGACGTAGAATGTCTTCAGAAACATTCCAAG ataaatgGCAGAGATTTGACGTTCTGGCAAGAGCTCGTATCCAAGTGTTTAACTGAGTATTCGTCGGACAAGTGCTCCAAACCAAACGTCCAGAAGTTGAAATGGATTGTTTCTGGGCGAACTGCACGGCAACTGAGGCACAGTTACTACAGAATAAGCCACCTGCCAACAATTCCTGAAACGGTTCCTTAG
- the CCNG1 gene encoding cyclin-G1 isoform X2, translating to MIEVLSTTDSQKLLHQLNALLEQEPKCQPKVCGLRLIESAHDKGLRMTARLRDFEVKDLLSLTQFFGFDTETFSLAVNLLDRFLSKMKVQPKHLGCVGLSCFYLAVKSLEEERNVPLASDLIRISQYRFTVSDLMRMEKIVLEKVCWKVKATTAFQFLQLYYSLIQENLPFERRNSLNFERLEAQLKACHCRMIFSKAKPSVLALSIIALEIQAQKCVELTEDVECLQKHSKINGRDLTFWQELVSKCLTEYSSDKCSKPNVQKLKWIVSGRTARQLRHSYYRISHLPTIPETVP from the exons ATGATAGAGGTACTCTCCACAACCGACTCCCAGAAACTGCTACACCAGCTGAATGCACTGTTGGAACAGGAGCCGAAATGTCAGCCAAAGGTCTGTGGCTTGAGACTAATTGAATCTGCACACGATAAGGGCCTCCGGATGACTGCAAGGCTGAGGGACTTTGAAGTGAAAGATCTTCTTAGCCTCACTCAGTTCTTTGGCTTCGACACAGAGACGTTTTCTCTAGCTGTGAATTTACTGGACAGATTCCTGTCCAAAATGAAG GTACAGCCCAAGCACCTTGGGTGTGTTGGACTGAGCTGCTTCTACCTGGCTGTAAAGTCCCTAGAGGAGGAAAGGAATGTCCCCTTGGCCAGTGACTTGATCCGAATAAGCCAGTATAGGTTCACGGTCTCGGACCTCATGAGAATGGAAAAGATTGTGTTGGAGAAGGTGTGCTGGAAAGTCAAAGCTACTACTGCCTTTCAGTTTCTGCAACTctattattcactcattcaagAGAACTTACCATTCGAAAG gaggaataGCCTTAATTTTGAAAGATTAGAAGCTCAACTTAAGGCATGCCACTGCAGGATGATATTTTCTAAAGCAAAG CCTTCTGTGTTGGCATTGTCTATCATCGCGCTGGAGATCCAAGCACAGAAGTGTGTCGAGTTAACAGAAGACGTAGAATGTCTTCAGAAACATTCCAAG ataaatgGCAGAGATTTGACGTTCTGGCAAGAGCTCGTATCCAAGTGTTTAACTGAGTATTCGTCGGACAAGTGCTCCAAACCAAACGTCCAGAAGTTGAAATGGATTGTTTCTGGGCGAACTGCACGGCAACTGAGGCACAGTTACTACAGAATAAGCCACCTGCCAACAATTCCTGAAACGGTTCCTTA G
- the NUDCD2 gene encoding nudC domain-containing protein 2 isoform X3, which yields MSAPFEERSGVVPCGTPWGQWYQTLEEVFIEIQVPPGTRAQDIRCDLQSRHVALAVGGREILKGKLFDSTIADEGTWTLESEYAADPWVQDQMQRKLTLERFQKENPGFDFSGAEISGNYTKGGPDFSNLEK from the exons ATGTCGGCCCCGTTCGAGGAGCGCAGTGGGGTGGTTCCCTGCGGGACGCCGTGGGGCCAGTGGTACCAGACTTTGGAGGAGGTGTTCATTGAAATTCAGGTGCCGCCAGGCACTCGCGCCCAGGATATCCGGTGTGATCTGCAGAGCCGGCATGTGGCGCTGGCAGTGGGTGGCCGCGAGATCCTCAAG ggCAAGCTCTTTGATTCTACAATAGCTGATGAGGGAACATGGACTTTGG AATCTGAATATGCAGCTGATCCTTGGGTGCAAGACCAAATGCAAAGAAAGCTTACATTAGAGAGATTCCAGAAAGAA AATCCCGGTTTTGACTTCAGCGGAGCAGAAATCTCAGGAAACTACACGAAAGGTGGACCAGATTTCTCGAATCTGGAGAAGTAG
- the CCNG1 gene encoding cyclin-G1 isoform X1 has protein sequence MIEVLSTTDSQKLLHQLNALLEQEPKCQPKVCGLRLIESAHDKGLRMTARLRDFEVKDLLSLTQFFGFDTETFSLAVNLLDRFLSKMKVQPKHLGCVGLSCFYLAVKSLEEERNVPLASDLIRISQYRFTVSDLMRMEKIVLEKVCWKVKATTAFQFLQLYYSLIQENLPFERRNSLNFERLEAQLKACHCRMIFSKAKPSVLALSIIALEIQAQKCVELTEDVECLQKHSKINGRDLTFWQELVSKCLTEYSSDKCSKPNVQKLKWIVSGRTARQLRHSYYRISHLPTIPETVP, from the exons ATGATAGAGGTACTCTCCACAACCGACTCCCAGAAACTGCTACACCAGCTGAATGCACTGTTGGAACAGGAGCCGAAATGTCAGCCAAAGGTCTGTGGCTTGAGACTAATTGAATCTGCACACGATAAGGGCCTCCGGATGACTGCAAGGCTGAGGGACTTTGAAGTGAAAGATCTTCTTAGCCTCACTCAGTTCTTTGGCTTCGACACAGAGACGTTTTCTCTAGCTGTGAATTTACTGGACAGATTCCTGTCCAAAATGAAG GTACAGCCCAAGCACCTTGGGTGTGTTGGACTGAGCTGCTTCTACCTGGCTGTAAAGTCCCTAGAGGAGGAAAGGAATGTCCCCTTGGCCAGTGACTTGATCCGAATAAGCCAGTATAGGTTCACGGTCTCGGACCTCATGAGAATGGAAAAGATTGTGTTGGAGAAGGTGTGCTGGAAAGTCAAAGCTACTACTGCCTTTCAGTTTCTGCAACTctattattcactcattcaagAGAACTTACCATTCGAAAG gaggaataGCCTTAATTTTGAAAGATTAGAAGCTCAACTTAAGGCATGCCACTGCAGGATGATATTTTCTAAAGCAAAG CCTTCTGTGTTGGCATTGTCTATCATCGCGCTGGAGATCCAAGCACAGAAGTGTGTCGAGTTAACAGAAGACGTAGAATGTCTTCAGAAACATTCCAAG ataaatgGCAGAGATTTGACGTTCTGGCAAGAGCTCGTATCCAAGTGTTTAACTGAGTATTCGTCGGACAAGTGCTCCAAACCAAACGTCCAGAAGTTGAAATGGATTGTTTCTGGGCGAACTGCACGGCAACTGAGGCACAGTTACTACAGAATAAGCCACCTGCCAACAATTCCTGAAACGGTTCCTTAG
- the NUDCD2 gene encoding nudC domain-containing protein 2 isoform X2: MSAPFEERSGVVPCGTPWGQWYQTLEEVFIEIQVPPGTRAQDIRCDLQSRHVALAVGGREILKGKLFDSTIADEGTWTLEDRKMVRIVLTKTKRDAANCWTSLLESEYAADPWVQDQMQRKLTLERFQKENPGFDFSGAEISGNYTKGGPDFSNLEK; this comes from the exons ATGTCGGCCCCGTTCGAGGAGCGCAGTGGGGTGGTTCCCTGCGGGACGCCGTGGGGCCAGTGGTACCAGACTTTGGAGGAGGTGTTCATTGAAATTCAGGTGCCGCCAGGCACTCGCGCCCAGGATATCCGGTGTGATCTGCAGAGCCGGCATGTGGCGCTGGCAGTGGGTGGCCGCGAGATCCTCAAG ggCAAGCTCTTTGATTCTACAATAGCTGATGAGGGAACATGGACTTTGG aggaTAGAAAGATGGTTCGTATTGTTCttacaaagacaaagagagatgcAGCAAATTGTTGGACTTCTCTTCTAGAATCTGAATATGCAGCTGATCCTTGGGTGCAAGACCAAATGCAAAGAAAGCTTACATTAGAGAGATTCCAGAAAGAA AATCCCGGTTTTGACTTCAGCGGAGCAGAAATCTCAGGAAACTACACGAAAGGTGGACCAGATTTCTCGAATCTGGAGAAGTAG
- the NUDCD2 gene encoding nudC domain-containing protein 2 isoform X1 encodes MSAPFEERSGVVPCGTPWGQWYQTLEEVFIEIQVPPGTRAQDIRCDLQSRHVALAGKLFDSTIADEGTWTLEDRKMVRIVLTKTKRDAANCWTSLLESEYAADPWVQDQMQRKLTLERFQKENPGFDFSGAEISGNYTKGGPDFSNLEK; translated from the exons ATGTCGGCCCCGTTCGAGGAGCGCAGTGGGGTGGTTCCCTGCGGGACGCCGTGGGGCCAGTGGTACCAGACTTTGGAGGAGGTGTTCATTGAAATTCAGGTGCCGCCAGGCACTCGCGCCCAGGATATCCGGTGTGATCTGCAGAGCCGGCATGTGGCGCTGGCA ggCAAGCTCTTTGATTCTACAATAGCTGATGAGGGAACATGGACTTTGG aggaTAGAAAGATGGTTCGTATTGTTCttacaaagacaaagagagatgcAGCAAATTGTTGGACTTCTCTTCTAGAATCTGAATATGCAGCTGATCCTTGGGTGCAAGACCAAATGCAAAGAAAGCTTACATTAGAGAGATTCCAGAAAGAA AATCCCGGTTTTGACTTCAGCGGAGCAGAAATCTCAGGAAACTACACGAAAGGTGGACCAGATTTCTCGAATCTGGAGAAGTAG